The sequence agataataaaatacattattacaaTGTACATGTTgagaggggttttgttgttgttttttttttaatttttttacattgctTACCACAATAGAAAAGTTCATCAATGTATTAGGAAATATTTAATCAGCATCTTTTTTTCAGTTGGGAACTGGAGCCTAAATGATTGTGCACGTGATCATACAGCTAATTGTCTTGTACTCGTCTCCCTGTTGAGACAAAGtcactgacaaaagcaacttaggaacaCAGTTGAGGGTGCAGTCCCTTATGGTGGGAAAGGCACGTGGCAGGTGCATGATGTCATACTGCAtctgctgtcaggaagcagagagaaaagccaGAACTCAGCTCACTGCCTCGTGTTCAGTCCAGGGCCCCAGCCTGTGGATCGCCGCCCACCCTCAGGGTAGTTTGCCTGTCCCAGGAAATCTTTCTGTAAACACATTCACCAGGAAGCTGCATCCTAAATGTCAATGCTTTATACACGTGCGTGTGCACAAGCTCACAGTTCATTTGTGCCTCCGTTTTTCTCCTGTGTTAGTTAGAGCCATCACTATCAGTTCTAACAGCAAAGCTCCTGAGATAATCGGTTTTATTTGACTCACAGACTCAGTTCATTTGGTCCTGTTGATTTGCAGTGTATCATGGCAAGagtgggaaacaggaaaagaccaaggtcccagcaccttcttctgttccttctgttctGTGTTGCACTATAGTGGAGCTGAAGGGAGGCTTTAGGAGATAAAGTgattaaataatttcaaagtgGTCTTCAGATTTCCGTGTTGCCACCACATTCTTACCCTACTATCATTTAGGAGAACGAAATTGGCAGAATTCAATATAATTAGTGTCAGCTGTCAACGTGATTTTAATTTGGAGGCTTTGCGATGTTCTGATGCCACTGAATAGTTGAGATgttatgttctctttcttctgcgGAATGCTGCTCTTTCGATGCAAACTGGGAGTGCTGCAGTACACTGTGATCAGACCAATTATCAGTTTTATAACATTGTAAGTATGGCATTCCTttagctttttttaaatctttatgatACATAACtggaaatatagctcagttgataagagtgtttgccttgtatgcacaaagccctgggtttaattctcaaCATGACAGAAAACAAGTGTAGTGATTCATGGcaaataatcctagcacttgaaggtagaggcaggagaattgcgagtttaaggccagactgggccctgtcttaaaaaaacagttGATGTTCTTAAATGGAAAAAACAAGTAGAAGAACAATGTTGATTAAtagtgtaaatacatatataaaagccgGACTCTATTATGATGAACAATGCAAAGGATTGCCATGATTTTCACATTCTTTGAGAGCAGAATGTACAACAcatcagaaaaaccaaaattaggcTTACTAAAGTAAACAGACTTACTGAAGTAAACAGACTTTACTAAAGTAAACAGACTCTAAATTTTAAGTGTTGTTACCACTACACCTTAAGAACGTGTTCAGGACTGGAGAGCACTCAGTGGAGCACTCAGTGTTAAGAGCCCTTGGTACTCTTGCAGAGGTTTAGTGAAATCTAGTTCCAGagtatccagtgccctcttctggtcaccaagggcattgcatgcacattgTGCACACGTATACATGCAGGTAAGACATTTGTATGCATAAAATAAGTCTCTAAAGGGTACATATTAAGATACTGGTTTACTTGGTCAGTCATAAAGTTTATTCTTGCCATTTTTAAGGATATGTGAAATGGTTGGTGTCTACGATGAAGAGAAATTTGGTTTCTCCAATGCAAGGACTTACTTggttataataaataatttgtcAGAACTGGTAAGTAAATCATCATTCTTCTCAATTGTACtaaatttgtttctgttgctaaaTATTATCAGACACTATTTCTTGAGGAAAAAATTACCTTTTAATTTGTACATGGAACTTGAAACAGCTTTAATATATACCTTTATACAATATAGAAGTACAGTAATATGTTCATGAATGATTTGGTGACTTACGTGCAGAGCTGTTTGCTCTTGTGACCACACAGCCTTGTGAGGATAAGCATGGTGTGCcttctaaataaacaaaacaatgcaatAGACCTATTCATTAAGAGGGAAAAAGTCTAATTGGCATGAGAGGAgagagtttaaataaaaatggaagagttcaccaggtggtggaggctcacaccttaattgggaggcaggggcaggcagaactctgaatttgaggccatcggGTCTACAGattgatttccaggacagccatggctacacagagaaaccctgtctcaaaagaccaaataaataaacaaacaaaacagcaagaatTTAAATCTCTGATCTATATTTAgaattaaaggaaaattaaaaatgacttttctttcccccccaaaaaatgagtGTTGTTCTAGGAACTGAAAGGCTCTCTTAAGCTGATGTGTATTTCATCTAAAGTCTTTGGATAGTGCTTTTTACAGTATAGTAACAAACACTTCTAATACATAAATTATTAGAAGTTTATGATGGAGCCAAGCATGgcattgcatgcctttaatcccagaatttggggagcagaggcaggcagatctctgagtttgagcccagcctgatctacaaagtgagttccaggacagccagggctacacagagaaaccctttctcaaaacaccaaaaaaaagaaggaaggaaggaaggaaggaaggaaggaaggaaggaaggaaggaaggaaggaaggaaggaaggaaggaaggaagtttatAATGGAAATAACTGGGGTCTGTCTCCAGAGCTTTCTCTCATGTTCATCTCCATGACCAGCAGTCTTTTTCTGGGAATGTAGTCTAAAGAAATGGTAGAAGTGTTTTAGCCTTCTGGGATGTAATGCCCATTATAAGAAAGGACTGGAAACACTCTAAACCCAGTGGGCACAGTTTGGTCCTCCCATTGGCATTTAGACAGATACTAAAAGTAAACCTTATGAAACATACACAAAAGTTAGCTACTTTCAGTTGAAAAAGATATTGGTGgacaaaatttcattttagttCATGACAGATGTTAGAAAATTGGGTTATGACTGTGGAATATGCCTGGAGTGTTTGCCTATCACACAGCCCTGGGTCGGATCCCAGCATGAGGGTCACAGTTCCTATGTACAGAGAAACGGCTCAGTGCTAAgagtctgtttgtttttagtggtACTAGAGCTAGAACCCAGGGCCCGGGAGTGTGTGACGAGCACCCTGGGTGGCCCTGCTCCAGTGCAAGGTCTGAACTCGGTTCTTCCTTTACTGCTCTCATATCCTGAAGTATTTTAAATTAGCATAAAGTATCTCCTGGTTTTAATGGGGAAAGTAAGCTTCCAGAAATACTTCTTGCTGTTGAAATGCTGGTTGGTTATTGTAACTGACTCTAAACGTGGGCACTTATTTTAAGAAGTAAGGCCAGCTGGACTTACACACTGCTCTCAAGGAAATGGTTTGTGTGATACAGATTTCATGATCACAGTTTTGCTGAAACTGTACTTATTTAACGTGTTGCcttataaactgtgtgtgtgtgtgtgtgtgtgtgtgtgtgtgtgtgtgtgtgtgtgtgtgtgtgtaaatgttacACAAGAGACTAGCTAATAATAAGAATCTGTTTTTATAAAAGTGGCGGTAATTTGTGTTgcctttttctttgactgaaggaAACCTTCCGTTCATGTCATTTGTTTATCGCTTTGAGTTCCAGTACGTGAACACTTAGAAACATATTCAGGAAAAATGTTACGTACCTCTCTTGAGAAATCTCACATATATGCATCTTCAGCAACATATTAAAAGCACTAAAACGTCAGTAGACTCTGGTTTCAGCTTTAAGGAAAGGTTCTGTCACTGTCTTCCTGCTGCAGAATGTTGaatgctgcttttgtttctagttcACCATGTACTGCCTCCTGCTGTTTTACACAGTGCTAAAGGAAGAGCTCAGCCCTATAAAACCTGTTGGCAAATTTCTTTGTGTCAAACTTGTAGCTTTTGTCTTGTTCTGGTGAGTATTGCTTGCTCTTAAATATCCTCATTTTATAAATGCCAATAAAACTGTTGGTTAAGgagttttttaaataatgtgacTACAATGCCAGGCTCAGTggtgcctgtctgtaatcccagctcttgggagactgaggcaggacttaccacttaaggccagcctgaactaggaagatgcctttggggctggagagaggctcatcAGCTAAGAGAGTGTGCTGCATatccagaggaccacagtttggtccccagcatccatgccTGGCGGCCCACAACCTCAtagaactctagctccaaggggtctgaagtcctcctctggcctctgtgagcacatgCACAGACTTGCAGTCAGACACACATaagaacatctttttaaaaagccatcccTTCAGGTCTtgtaagatttacagaaacagggatggagagatggctcagtggacaagagcacttgctactcttgctgaggacctgggtttagttcccaacaccaaCAAGGTTAGTGGCTCCCAACCTTCTGTAACTTCAGATCCAGGTTATGCCCTCTTCTAGTATCTGCAGATACTGCACatgcatcatatacacacatgcaggcaaaatgcatgcacattaaaataaatattaaatagttttaaaaagataaaaaacaaataatcttagtcatgtgtggtggtacatacctgtaacccagcattcagggtgaggcaagagaatctcacattgtgagtttgaggacagcctgctctATAAAGCAAGTTGTGGACCAGCCTCTGCCACCTTGTGTTATCTTGTATCTGAACAATCAAAGAAGTAGTCAGATGGCCACTGTGACATTTAAAAGATGAAGATAATTTGAGATAGCCTAAATATCTTGAtgttggtgtggtggtgtatacctttaatcccagcactccccgggcaggcagaagcaggtgactctctctgagttcaaggctagcagggtctacatagcaagtttgaggccagtcagctacatagtgagaccctgtctcaaaatgaacaaattacCTAAAATCTGTCATAACTAAAACAGCTATCAATTTGGGAGAAAACATGTAAGGACAGGGAAATGTTTATCAGTGAGTGTCCTTTAAAACACAGGGTAGGGCTGGAGATCCATCACAGTGTCTGCCTGGTGTATCCACTGCCCTACTGTCTGTCCTCACTGTCACAAAGCAAACAGCAAACTAGCCATGGTGTTAGGACAGGATAGATACTAAGAGTTATAGAAACAATCCGATCCAGTTTAGCAATTCAgcagggcagaggagaaggaatTCATGAAATTGCACTGCCAGAAGTAATCATTAGCAGTTGAAGGCACACATCATATGCTACAGAGACTTCTGGGACTCGATGGCATTATAATGCAGATACTCTGTGGGCTGGCAGGCTAGCTCCctggggaaaggcacttgctatgcATGCCTAATgaactgagtttaatccccaggacctctgtataggtggaagtagagaaccaactccacaaaccTGTCCTCTGGCACCCTGCCACACTAATCATAAGAATTAAGGCttaaaaagggagagaaatcaAAACTGAAATTAATAGGGCCAGTGAAATGGACCAGCAGGAAAAGATGCTTGCCGTCACCAACCTGACGATTGGAGTTCCATCAAAGAGCTCACGAGGTAGATGGAAAGAAAtgactcctgcaggctgtcctctgacctccacacacacaacatgttacatgtgtgcacacacacagccagaaataaatattttttgtccTAGTaattatccaggcatggtggcacatacctttaatctcagcacttgggaggcagaggctgccagaTCAAGGCCAGGTCAATCAGCATAGCAAGTCCTAGAAAAACTAGGGTTCCATTGGTAGACCCTGtatctaaatgaatgaatgaataatacaATCAAATCCTAGTAATTACACATGTAAATACACTTGAGTACCAGCCCTTTACTTACAAGCTGTTAGAACTTAGAATCTAATTGTTTGTGCATAGTTTCAAAGCAAAAATGATATATGAGCCAAATGATGAAGGTCTGAGAATACATAATGAAATTCATCTTATGAAGCTAGTAGAATAAATTCATGAGGCAAGGTGAGTATATTTCATATAAGCAGACCTTGTTTGGGACTATGCCCTGAAGGCAGAGCAGTGGGGGGTCCTGGGGTACATTGAGGCCTTCACTGTTTTTAGGTGCACGTTTTAATCTCTTTGTGTATaggatatgcatgtgtttattgtGTGAGTGGCACACGTCCatgccatgtgtgcatgtggaaatgAGGACAGCTTTGGGTATCGGTCCTCGCCTTtcatttgagatggggtctcttaaCTGTCACTCTGCACACATCAGGCATCAGGCATCAGGCTCGCCGGCCTGCagtcttcccaggattctcttaCCCCACCTCTCGGCTCACTGCAGGAGCGCCGggtttacagatgtgcaccaccatgccagccttccctggcttctgtgactctaactcaggtcctcacacttgtgcagcaagtgttttACACACTGAGCCCCTTCCAGAGCCCCTAATTGCATAGACAGTTGGTCATTTCATGATCTAGATCTGACCTTTACCTTTTCTTGACATACAGGCAAGCAGTCCTTATAGCACTGTTGGTGAAGGTTGGCGTTATTTCTGAAAAGCATACGTGGGAATGGCAGAGCGCGGAAGCTGTGGCCATGGGCCTGCAGGTAAGTAGTGCTGTCAATGAATCAAGGGCTTTTACTGTTTAAGCTGTTTGACACAGTGTTGTCCTAAACCTGCATCGTGCAAACCATGGGCAAGACTGTTAGCTTACTCCATGGAGAGGAGCGGGAACCCTAGAGAAATGGCCCATAGGTACTGATTGGTAAATGTTTTATTCCTGGTCCACATATATCTGCACGTTTCCTTTCAGTCCTTGAGgaacagattaagaaatattTGACTGAGGGagggcaaaaaaaaatgtaaaccttGGCTTGTCATGTTTGAAGTggaaaaaatgttgaaaaatgaatataatctggattatattttaaaagttgacaCCCTATGTAACTTTGAAAATGTTAGCATTTTGAAAAACTAGATTTAAAGCCAAAGATGATGGAtatttttgtggctattgtaggATTTCATAATCTGCCTTGAAATGTTCCTTGTGGCCATTGCCCATTACCATTTCTTCTCCTACAAACCCTACATGCAAGAGGCAGATGAAGGCTCGTTCTTTGACTCTTTCCTGGCTATGTGGGATGTGTCAGATATCAGAGATGATATTTCTGAACAAATAAGACACATGGGTAAGTAACAGCTATCTAACTTCTGTtggtgtgagtgtatatataggGGGTTGTCTGCGTGTGCAGGTACGGTCAGAGGTGAACCTCAGGTGTGGTCCCTCAGGAGCTGTTCAGCTTGGGTTTTggaacagggcctctcactgtccTGGGGCTCACAGATTGATATGGGATCGCTGTCCAGAGGCCCCAGGATCCAGCTCTGTCGCTAGCACAGGACTGCAAGCTGCCCAGCTTGGGAcctgtgctgaggactgaactcaggtcctcattcttgtgtggcaagcactttgcagACTGAGGTATCACCCCAACCCAAATACATAAGATTTACTCtagtaatttaagaaataagaacataCTTAAAGCAGTACCATGATACAGGCTCTTCAAATCTGGGGAGAATAAAGAGAGGAACTATTTTTAGAATGGTAAAAATAACTTTTGgctaataaatttatattatcttaAAGGAAGAACAATGCGagggtatcagaaaaaaaaaaaaatattttcctgaagACCCGAAGCAGACTGAACACACAGGTCTGCTTTCCTCATCATCAAAAGATGCAGTTTCTGcaggttcaaagccatcctcacacCTGGGCCAATATCAGGCCTTTGAACACATGATTACTTCACAGAAAACAGCCGCTGCATCCAAGTCATGTGAAGACATTGTCATTGATGTCCCAGAAGAGCAGGAACCTCCTGATACAGGCCAACATCAAGACTTAGAAGACACAGATACTTCACAGGATACATTTTCTGAGGCCAAGCTATGTGAAGATGTAATGGTTAATATCCCAGAAGAGCAGAAGGAGCCCCCTGgctaataaatttatattatcttaaagggagaacaatgtgagggtatcagaaaaaaaagttttcctgaAGACTCGGAACATTCTGAACACACAAGTCTGCTTTCCTCGTCGTCGTCACAAGATGCAGTTTCTGCAGGTTCAAAGCCATCTTCACTAGCCCCAGGACCAATATCAGGGCTTTGGACACACGATTACATCACAGAATGCAGCTGCTGCATCCAAGTTATGTGAAGACATTGTCACTGATGTCCCAGAAGAGCAGGAAACTCCTGATACAAGCCAACATCAAGACTTGGAAGACACAGTTGCTTCACAGGATACACTTTCTGAGGCCAAGCTATGTGAAGATGTCATTATTGATATCCCAGAAAAGCAGAAGGAGCCCCCAACCCATCAATGGACTCTTAAAGCTACCACAATCTTCTTTGTGTGTAGGCTCAAGATCTGAACAGTTCAAAATGTTGGAAAAATTCAAAGACAGGCAAAAAACAGATATAActactatatataataaacacacataaaatgcCAATACACacatgttaatatatatatttgtgtgttttgtatatcacaaataacatttaaatttcCTAGGCTTTGGTTTTCTTAAACTGTTAGAGTATCATATATTCAAACAGTAAATAACAACTTCAGCTGAACTCTCTTGCATTTCTCACTAGGatggacatttgaaaaaaaatatcagtgCTTCTTACCACTGCATGAATGTAATGATCTGGActgaaaatgtaaatacaaaattaagattaatttaatttaatcataATCATCATGTGCCATTTAAGTTTACATAATTACAGTTCAATTACATGTTTTTCAATAAATGCAATACCATTTTCTGAAACTCTTACGTATcttactcttttactcttttttttttttttttttttttttgatagggtttctttgtaaatccctggctgtcctggaactccctcagtagaccaggctggccttgactcacagagagCAGCCTGCTTGTGCCATCAGactaaatgcatgcaccaccaccaacctgGCTGTGTCTTACTCTTTAAACATAAATTCTTAACGCTTTAACAAAAATTGCTTGATTAAAagtccacatttttttaaatttttgagctAGACTTAACGGTGTACacatttaaacccagcactcaggaagcagaggcaggtgggatttGGGCAGTTCCCGGCCAGTCTGGTCTaggccaaaaccaaaaaaacaaaacattggtcaaagaaacagaagatgaagCTAAATGGAAGGACACCCTGTGACTCAGAATAAATCTTATCAGAATGTCCACACTACGAACAGGAACATATAGATCAATGTAACTGCCGTCAGAATCCTAAtgattcaggcaaagaacagtcctaaaattcatatagaaatatttttttaaaaggccagaCCACTTCTGAGGAAAATTGGACACATGGCATTTCCTGATTTGAAATACAAGCTGGGTGCCATGGTTCGTGGCCTGTCATCCTAGCATAGGATGTTTGAGATTATCCTGAgcaacataatacacacacataccccatgtcttttttttaagaaacttttttattcattttacataccaaccacaaattgccctctctcccctcctcccactctgccccCTAGCTTTTCCCTcccactcccattccctcctccaaaagggtaaggactctcaaggggagtcagcaaagcctggtacattcagttaagacaggaccaagccccttccccctgcagcaaggctgagcaaggcgtcccaccataggtaatggactccagaaagccagctcatgcaccagggatagatcctgatcccactgccagggacccctcaaacagatcaagctacacaactgtctcacttatgcagagggcctagtccagtcccatgcaggttccacagctgacCAGACATTTCTTACAGTGCTATTATTGTATAAAAGTATCTGATCGTCTAGACAGATCTCATGTAGTGAAAGcaaagaattaaattttaaaaatctttgctaGTTTTAGGTATACAGTAGCACCTTgggttgatttcatttttatttccttaatagATTGAAAGGTGGTATACCATGTGATTTAGCTTTCAATTCTATTGTTTTGTTCTAATATGCCAAATTATGAATTAGTTCCTGCTGATAGTTTCTTATTTTCAGTCTCAAATAGTTTCTCTAAACATAAGCCTTTGGTTTTCTCTCATACCATAGTAGTTACTTTCTTTTAGTCCAAGGGTAAAATATGTACCTGTCTTTTGAAAATTAGCAAACATGTCTTCTCATGGAAATTCCAATCTTGACTTAATAACCTGTGAAATCTTAAGCAAATTATTTAATGTCTCCAAACCTTGATTTTCAAATCTATaagataagaaacaaaataatgtatACCTCTTAGGGATGGAGtgacaattaaattaaaaatacatataggtttttttttttcatttttatttttttctattatcagcttgatacagtgtggtgatattttatttgtactgaaatgttattttaattttatgttaataaataaagttgccctggggtcagagctattagagccatagtaagagcgtggtggttagaagagctaggtagatttctgtgtgttcagggatacagccagtattggagacatacgcctttaagacctggagggcggtacttacaggcagtgaggaggcagtcatgtggttgggtttacaaccaatgagaaggcagaacagaaagattatttaaacagggacacaggaagtacctccctctctcggggaagctaggagcactgcaggaggtaagattttatctctgagctctgacctctcggcttttctcttttaccttggctctgtgtttcttattttaataatacgattggttacatctacaatacagtataaattcttatcctaatagtgaaatgtttcactgaggcttgcccagtgattgagtaaaaccaaaacttattataagccacagtcattctagggtcccccctgctatatagcctctctgattctgtgggttgcagtctaatcgttctttgctttatatctagtatccacttatgagtgagtacataccatgtttgtccttttgggtttgggttacctcactcagaatgatattttctagttccatccatttgcctgcaaatttcacgctgtcattgtttttctctgtagtactccattgtgtatatgtaccacattttcttaatccattattcagttgaagggcatcatctctaggttgtttccaggttctcactattacaaatagtgctgctatgaacatagttgagtatgtatctttgtggtatgattgagcattccttgggtatatgcccaagagtgggatggctgggtcttgaggtagatcaattcccaattttctgagaaaccaccatactgatttccacagtggttgtacaagtttgcattcccaccaacagtggaggagtgttccttttgctccgcatcctctccagcattgactgtcattagtagttttgatcttagccattctgacaggtgtaaggtgatatctcagagtcgttttgatatgcatttctctgatgat is a genomic window of Peromyscus maniculatus bairdii isolate BWxNUB_F1_BW_parent chromosome 5, HU_Pman_BW_mat_3.1, whole genome shotgun sequence containing:
- the LOC143273264 gene encoding transmembrane protein 184C-like; this translates as MFSFFCGMLLFRCKLGVLQYTVIRPIISFITLICEMVGVYDEEKFGFSNARTYLVIINNLSELFTMYCLLLFYTVLKEELSPIKPVGKFLCVKLVAFVLFWQAVLIALLVKVGVISEKHTWEWQSAEAVAMGLQDFIICLEMFLVAIAHYHFFSYKPYMQEADEGSFFDSFLAMWDVSDIRDDISEQIRHMGRTMRGYQKKKKIFS